From Flavobacterium arcticum, the proteins below share one genomic window:
- a CDS encoding arsenate reductase ArsC, with amino-acid sequence MKKILVLCTGNSCRSQIAEGYLKHFAGNKAEVYSAGIETHGVNPKAIAVMSEDGIDISNHTSNNIDEYKDIDFDYVITVCDNAKENCPYFPSQAEKIHYNFPDPAKAQGTPEEVMDEFRKVRGMIKDYTNNFVKENLS; translated from the coding sequence ATGAAAAAAATTTTAGTCTTGTGTACGGGCAATAGTTGTCGTAGTCAAATTGCCGAGGGATATTTAAAACATTTTGCAGGTAATAAAGCCGAAGTATATAGTGCGGGTATTGAAACACATGGTGTAAACCCTAAAGCTATTGCGGTAATGAGTGAAGATGGTATTGATATTTCGAACCATACCTCTAATAACATTGATGAGTATAAAGATATTGACTTTGATTATGTAATAACGGTTTGTGATAACGCAAAAGAAAACTGCCCATACTTCCCCTCACAAGCAGAAAAAATTCATTACAACTTTCCTGATCCTGCCAAAGCCCAAGGTACTCCCGAAGAGGTAATGGATGAGTTCCGTAAAGTAAGAGGTATGATAAAAGATTATACTAATAATTTTGTAAAAGAAAACTTAAGTTAA
- a CDS encoding DUF6428 family protein translates to MKLSEIKEYLATAEAVNFKLIDGSYVPEHFHVTEVGEVSKKFIDCGGTVREEIVVNFQLWDANDFEHRLKPAKLLNIIKLSEDILNIQDNEIEVEYQGDTIGKYSLNYDGKDFILMPKQTNCLAPDNCGIPKEKLKAPLGYLSKKDTSCTPGGGCC, encoded by the coding sequence ATGAAATTATCAGAGATAAAAGAATATTTGGCTACAGCCGAAGCGGTAAATTTTAAGTTAATTGATGGTAGTTATGTACCAGAACATTTTCATGTTACAGAAGTGGGAGAGGTAAGTAAAAAATTTATAGACTGCGGTGGTACAGTACGCGAAGAAATAGTAGTTAACTTTCAGTTATGGGATGCGAACGATTTTGAGCATAGGTTAAAACCTGCTAAACTTCTCAATATAATTAAATTATCTGAAGATATTTTAAATATACAAGATAATGAAATAGAAGTAGAATATCAGGGTGATACTATTGGCAAATATAGTTTAAACTATGATGGTAAAGATTTTATATTAATGCCGAAGCAAACAAATTGTCTTGCGCCAGATAATTGTGGAATACCAAAAGAGAAACTAAAAGCACCTCTTGGCTATCTAAGCAAGAAGGATACATCGTGTACGCCAGGCGGAGGTTGTTGCTAA